In the genome of Candidatus Ornithobacterium hominis, the window TTTAACGGCTTTTGGTAGCGGATTCACTTGGGGAAGCGTTTTATTAAGATTCTAGGTGTATTTTGAAACTTTATTAGACCTTAAAAAATAAAATATGACTAAAATTACGTAAGAATTTTTGTAAAATCCTAAATGCTTATGTAAATTTATGATGTTAAATAATTTTATAGAAAATGATAGCAATTATAGACAGTGGCTCTACAAAATCTGATTGGGTAATTTTAGACGAATCAAACGGGAAAGAAATAGAACGTGCAAAAACGATTGGGTTTAATCCTTTTTTTATCAAAGAAGAAGATATATTGAAGGAATTAAAGAAAAATAAAGAATTAACAGCACTAAAAGATAAAATCAATAAAATTTATTTTTATGGAGCTGGAGTTCATAACCAATATTTTTCAAAAGTCGTTAAAAAACCTTTTGATGAGTTCTTTTCAAAATCAACTAATTTGATAGACCATGATATGAAAGCGGCTGCTTACGCTGCATATAACGGTAAACCTGCAATTGTTTGTATTTTAGGAACTGGGTCTAATTCTTGCTATTTTGACGGTGAAACCATTAAAGAAGAAACACCAGCTTTATCCTATGTTTTAGGGGATGAAGGTAGCGGAAATCATATTGGTCGTCAGTTGATTAGGGCTTATTTTTGCGGTAAGTTTCCTACACATTTGAGGAGAACATTCAAAGAAAGATATAATTTAACCGAAAAAGACATTGAAGAAAAAGTATACAACAATCAGTTTGCTAATGCATATTTAGCATCATTTAGTGTTTTTGCATCAGATCACAAATACGAGCCATTTATTCAAGAATTGGTTTTTAATTGCTTAGAGGAGTTTTTCCTTTATCACGTGATGCCATACAAAGAAAAAGCAGATGCAGAAATCAATTTCATCGGTTCTATCGCACATTACTACGAGAGTACGCTAAAATCTGTAGCCAATAAATATAATTTACACGTAGGGAATATTGTGAAAAAACCGATTGATGATTTAGTGAAATATCATAAAATATATATCTTTCCAGAACAAATGAAACCTCAATCGCCTGTAAAAGATGAAAAAAAATAATTTAAATTAATCTTTCTTGATGAGTGTCCTAATTTTTTTAGGACACTTTTGTTTTGGGCAAAATTTGATAGGCAAATCACATCTTAAGAAGATGAATGTTTTCTTAGGCTTAAGTTTGAATTCTGATTATCAGGGAAATAAAGAGAAAATTTTTAAAGCCTTTAAAAATTTCCCGATAGATGGAGTAGCTTATTGGCATCAAAATAAGTTCTCAACAGATTTTCTTCTCATTATTTCACGCCTGTAGAGCAAATTTATAGAAAGCTAAATTTTTCTTTACCAGCTCATGGGTTTGAAATTTTTATCAATCTATAAAATTTTTTTAAGCCTTTAAAAAAAAGTCAAAAACTCCAGCTTTGAAGCTTTTGACTTTTTTTGTAAATAAATTTTTAATAAGCCTTGAAAAATTATTTTTTCTCAAAAACCAAAGCAGTTCGGCTTGGTAGATAAATCAGTAAATCATTGTTTTTTTGTGTTTTATAAACTAAATCTTTATCAATTCGCTCAAAACCGCCAAACGGCTCATCATCAGTGCTCAGGCAAATTTTATAATTTCCTTTTTCTTTCAGCGGAATAGCAAAATCAGAGAAACTTTCTGTTCCAAAATTAAATGCAAATAGATGTGAGCCTTTAGAGAATACTAAAATTTTATTTTCATTATTCTCTAAAATTTTGTAATCATCTTTTTGATTCAGCAAGGCTGTTTTTTTGATAAAATCAATTAATTTTTGATCAAAATTAAGTAAAAACTCATATTTTAAATTTTTATCCTCAGCTAGCGACCACTGTCGGCGAGCATAATGGTAAGACCAATTGTTCCCTTCTCTTGGGAAATCAATCCATTCAGGGTGGCCAAATTCATTGCCCATGAAGTTTAAATAAGCCTCTCCACCCAGTGTTGCGGTAATGAGACGAATCATCTTGTGAAGAGCTATTCCACGGTCAATGATGATATTTTCTTGGCTTTTTTCCATGGCTGTATACATTTCTTTATCCATCAGCCAAAAAGCCAAAGTTTTATCACCTACCATTGCTTGGTCGTGACTCTCGGCATAAGCAATGTTTTTTTCATTTAGCCTACGATTGGTCAATCGCCAATAGAGGTCGCCCATATGCCATTGCTCATCAGATTTATTTTCTAATAAATTATACCAAAAATCAGGAATC includes:
- a CDS encoding ATPase, producing MIAIIDSGSTKSDWVILDESNGKEIERAKTIGFNPFFIKEEDILKELKKNKELTALKDKINKIYFYGAGVHNQYFSKVVKKPFDEFFSKSTNLIDHDMKAAAYAAYNGKPAIVCILGTGSNSCYFDGETIKEETPALSYVLGDEGSGNHIGRQLIRAYFCGKFPTHLRRTFKERYNLTEKDIEEKVYNNQFANAYLASFSVFASDHKYEPFIQELVFNCLEEFFLYHVMPYKEKADAEINFIGSIAHYYESTLKSVANKYNLHVGNIVKKPIDDLVKYHKIYIFPEQMKPQSPVKDEKK